In Campylobacter suis, the following proteins share a genomic window:
- the hyfE gene encoding hydrogenase 4 membrane subunit — protein MFDVLAICMMITSLAVFGLRNLKLSVACYAVQTLLLVSVFMMLSSAFNAEQLSTWAMVAFVTKIIFVPAILFMLIKKLNVVSEDEPVGGFFVSPVIAMGFSLAIAMSIHPIFLEFSLIKEQILLIAAATIFMMGVFGFMLRNSFIKQILAYCLFENGIHLSLALMAYNSHELVELGILTDAIFAVIIMSVLAVRFYKAYGSLDTSKATNLRG, from the coding sequence ATGTTTGATGTTTTAGCAATATGTATGATGATTACATCTCTTGCGGTATTTGGTCTTAGAAATTTAAAGCTATCGGTGGCTTGCTATGCAGTACAAACCCTGCTTTTAGTAAGTGTGTTTATGATGCTTTCATCAGCGTTTAATGCGGAGCAGCTAAGCACTTGGGCTATGGTAGCATTTGTTACAAAGATTATCTTTGTGCCAGCTATATTGTTTATGCTTATTAAAAAGCTAAATGTGGTTAGTGAAGATGAGCCTGTTGGCGGATTTTTCGTAAGTCCGGTTATTGCTATGGGATTTAGCCTAGCGATCGCGATGAGCATACATCCGATATTTTTAGAGTTTTCTCTTATAAAAGAGCAAATTTTACTAATCGCCGCGGCTACGATCTTTATGATGGGGGTCTTTGGCTTTATGCTTAGAAATTCTTTTATCAAGCAAATCTTAGCATACTGCCTTTTTGAAAATGGTATCCACCTAAGTCTAGCACTTATGGCATACAACTCACACGAGCTTGTTGAGCTTGGAATTTTAACCGATGCGATATTTGCGGTTATTATTATGAGTGTTTTGGCTGTGAGATTTTACAAAGCTTATGGTAGCTTGGATACTTCAAAAGCTACGAATTTAAGGGGTTAA
- a CDS encoding respiratory chain complex I subunit 1 family protein has product MQTILLMIFQVVVIVLVAPLFDGMARKLRAKLQSKQGSDFFQTYRDIAKLFKRGRTVPACSHWVFRYAPFFLFATSAAILAAIPITYNQNTGFGAYADIFVILYLGALLRFVFGAASMDSGNPFAATGGGREQMLAVYVEPIMIMCLIVVMLAAGTSNLVEIQQKVQSGEIGYFIPSFAVASIAFLWCMYVETGRKPFDLAEAEQELQEGLLGEYAGSDLGLVQASLILKQFAMIGLFLTIFEPWNFANPFLALLVFVLKTGVFYVAAVFIDNFGPRFQMTSSLRKNAVYALAISFIALTLYVVGV; this is encoded by the coding sequence TGCAAACTATACTTTTAATGATTTTTCAAGTCGTCGTTATCGTTTTAGTCGCTCCTTTATTTGATGGTATGGCTAGAAAACTAAGAGCCAAACTTCAATCAAAACAAGGAAGCGATTTTTTCCAAACATATCGCGATATAGCAAAGCTTTTTAAGCGTGGTAGAACAGTTCCTGCGTGCTCGCACTGGGTGTTTAGATATGCTCCGTTTTTCTTGTTTGCTACCTCAGCTGCTATCCTAGCTGCTATACCTATAACATACAACCAAAACACAGGTTTTGGCGCGTATGCTGATATATTTGTTATCTTATATCTTGGTGCTTTGCTTAGATTTGTCTTTGGTGCGGCATCTATGGATAGTGGTAACCCATTTGCAGCAACTGGTGGCGGCAGAGAGCAGATGTTGGCTGTTTATGTAGAGCCTATTATGATAATGTGCTTAATCGTAGTTATGCTTGCAGCTGGTACTTCAAATTTAGTTGAAATTCAGCAAAAAGTTCAAAGTGGCGAGATAGGATACTTTATACCTAGCTTTGCTGTGGCTTCGATAGCGTTTTTATGGTGTATGTATGTTGAGACTGGTAGAAAGCCATTTGACTTAGCAGAAGCAGAGCAAGAGCTTCAAGAGGGCTTGCTTGGCGAGTATGCGGGAAGTGATTTGGGCTTGGTTCAAGCTTCACTTATATTAAAACAATTTGCTATGATAGGACTTTTCCTTACTATATTTGAGCCTTGGAATTTTGCAAATCCTTTCTTAGCTCTTTTGGTCTTTGTTCTAAAAACTGGCGTATTTTATGTAGCTGCTGTGTTTATAGATAACTTTGGACCACGCTTTCAAATGACATCTAGCCTTCGCAAAAACGCAGTTTATGCCTTGGCTATATCATTTATAGCTTTGACACTTTATGTGGTGGGGGTGTGA